A single Cellulomonas sp. SLBN-39 DNA region contains:
- a CDS encoding suppressor of fused domain protein: protein MLVEHLERWLGQMVGGWRVDDPQFGGLAFQVFRHGGHAVPQSAAYVTVGVNRYLGGRSLDGHPISQELMLLLPDDLADADRAAFDALADAGFAVLRDGPFLRGQVVPTRAEPLLAAGKPFLYVTLPVFFDDRFAVAHQDGQPVVIAWVVPVTAAEQQYVTTYGWEAFEALLLHEDPDLVDLYRPSAV from the coding sequence GTGCTCGTCGAGCACCTCGAGCGCTGGCTCGGTCAGATGGTCGGTGGCTGGCGGGTCGACGACCCGCAGTTCGGCGGCCTCGCGTTCCAGGTGTTCCGCCACGGCGGCCACGCGGTCCCGCAGTCGGCCGCGTACGTGACCGTCGGCGTCAACCGGTACCTCGGCGGGCGGTCCCTCGACGGGCACCCCATCAGCCAGGAGCTCATGCTCCTGCTGCCCGACGACCTGGCCGACGCCGACCGCGCCGCGTTCGACGCCCTCGCCGACGCGGGGTTCGCGGTGCTGCGCGACGGGCCTTTCCTGCGCGGCCAGGTCGTCCCCACCCGCGCCGAGCCGCTGCTCGCCGCCGGCAAGCCGTTCCTCTACGTCACCCTGCCCGTCTTCTTCGACGACCGGTTCGCCGTCGCCCACCAGGACGGCCAGCCCGTCGTCATCGCCTGGGTCGTGCCCGTCACCGCCGCCGAGCAGCAGTACGTGACGACGTACGGCTGGGAGGCGTTCGAAGCCCTGCTCCTCCACGAGGACCCGGACCTCGTCGACCTCTACCGCCCGTCGGCCGTCTGA